A stretch of Campylobacter volucris DNA encodes these proteins:
- a CDS encoding type II restriction/modification enzyme, EcoRI family: protein MPREALRNSLEQHKPKNVVSKNDDLNINEAMEKTKIYLENRFGNIENFTKEKYYLTIEKKIDISFMIDSIKNTKIRAQFDTAYIHHSIKPDGGVLFLNSFSGLKKILLIAEAKRQGTNDVRLQEGKNKQATGNAIERLGKNLTGIKAMLNHEKITPFVCFGWGCDFASDQKSVLAKLNVLNEFYYLNKTYIFKSDGNSDHNYFSPVSMYFREEKWKVEEMFEIMKEIAETSLRYYIF from the coding sequence ATGCCAAGAGAAGCTTTGAGAAATAGTTTAGAACAACATAAACCAAAAAATGTTGTTTCTAAAAATGATGATTTAAATATCAACGAGGCTATGGAAAAAACTAAGATATATTTGGAAAATAGATTTGGTAATATTGAAAATTTTACCAAAGAAAAGTATTATCTCACTATAGAGAAAAAGATTGATATATCATTTATGATTGATAGTATAAAAAATACAAAAATTAGGGCCCAATTTGATACAGCATATATACATCATTCCATAAAACCAGATGGCGGTGTTTTATTTTTGAATAGTTTTTCTGGATTAAAAAAAATATTATTAATAGCTGAGGCAAAGCGACAAGGAACAAATGATGTTAGATTGCAAGAAGGTAAAAATAAACAGGCCACAGGAAATGCAATAGAAAGGTTGGGTAAAAATTTAACAGGTATTAAAGCTATGTTAAATCATGAAAAAATAACACCTTTTGTGTGTTTTGGTTGGGGTTGCGATTTTGCTTCAGACCAAAAAAGTGTTTTGGCAAAACTTAATGTTCTTAATGAATTTTATTATTTGAATAAAACATATATTTTCAAATCAGATGGAAACAGTGATCATAATTACTTTTCACCAGTTAGTATGTATTTTAGAGAAGAAAAGTGGAAAGTTGAAGAAATGTTTGAGATTATGAAAGAAATAGCTGAAACATCATTAAGGTATTATATTTTTTGA
- a CDS encoding DNA adenine methylase yields MSCIIENPAFLKEQIITYLGNKRSLLEFLNQGFKFAQNELKKDKFSFCDVFSGSGIVSRFVKPCASFIIANDLEDYSKIINECYLTNQNTDFLQELQKYYEILTSNLTLKKGFISKLYAPNDDESIKKEERAFYTLKNAMYLDTMRQNISKLPCDMQKYFIAPLIYEASVHANTSGVFKGFYKDKNGVGKFGGIGENALTRIKGDIALKMPIFSNYACDFKVFQKDANVLAKELDGFDVAYLDPPYNQHPYGSNYFMLNLIANYKKPKGISKISGIPKDWNRSAFNKQNKAEDALFDLINDLKAKIVLLSYNCEGFVKKDSFLKRLQSLGKCEILEQKYNAFRASRNLSKRSIHIQEQLYVLKKY; encoded by the coding sequence ATGAGTTGTATAATCGAAAATCCTGCTTTTTTAAAAGAACAAATCATAACTTATCTTGGAAATAAAAGATCTTTACTCGAATTTTTAAACCAAGGCTTTAAATTTGCACAAAATGAGCTAAAAAAAGACAAATTTAGCTTTTGTGATGTGTTTAGTGGCTCAGGTATAGTTTCGCGTTTTGTGAAGCCTTGTGCAAGCTTTATCATAGCAAATGATTTGGAAGATTATTCTAAAATCATTAATGAGTGCTATTTGACCAATCAAAATACAGATTTTTTACAAGAACTACAAAAATATTATGAAATTTTAACTTCCAATCTAACACTTAAAAAAGGCTTTATCAGCAAGCTCTATGCTCCTAATGATGATGAGAGTATTAAAAAAGAAGAAAGAGCATTTTATACACTTAAAAATGCGATGTATTTAGATACCATGAGGCAAAATATTTCAAAATTACCTTGTGATATGCAAAAATACTTCATTGCACCACTTATTTATGAAGCTAGTGTCCATGCAAATACTAGTGGAGTTTTTAAAGGTTTTTATAAAGACAAAAATGGCGTGGGAAAATTTGGCGGAATAGGGGAAAATGCACTAACTCGTATTAAAGGTGATATTGCTTTAAAAATGCCTATTTTTTCAAATTATGCTTGTGATTTTAAAGTATTTCAAAAAGATGCAAATGTTTTAGCCAAAGAGCTTGATGGTTTTGATGTAGCATATTTAGATCCTCCTTATAATCAGCATCCTTATGGATCAAATTATTTTATGTTAAATTTGATCGCTAATTATAAAAAACCAAAAGGTATTTCTAAAATTTCTGGCATTCCAAAAGACTGGAACCGAAGTGCTTTTAACAAGCAAAATAAAGCTGAAGATGCTTTGTTTGATCTGATAAATGATTTAAAAGCCAAGATTGTTTTACTTTCTTATAATTGCGAAGGTTTTGTAAAAAAAGATAGTTTTTTAAAGCGTTTGCAAAGTCTTGGAAAATGTGAAATTTTAGAGCAAAAATACAATGCATTTAGAGCCAGTAGAAATCTTTCTAAACGCTCTATACATATACAAGAACAACTTTATGTGCTAAAGAAGTATTAA
- the rpmI gene encoding 50S ribosomal protein L35, protein MPKMKSVKSAVKRFKVGKNKIKRGSAFRSHILTKKPAKRMRDLRTAKYVHSTNVKAVEKMLGI, encoded by the coding sequence ATGCCAAAAATGAAAAGCGTTAAAAGTGCTGTTAAACGCTTCAAAGTAGGTAAAAATAAAATCAAAAGAGGCTCAGCTTTTAGAAGCCACATTTTGACTAAAAAACCTGCTAAGAGAATGCGTGATCTTCGCACTGCTAAGTATGTCCATTCAACCAATGTTAAAGCGGTTGAAAAAATGTTAGGAATTTAA
- the rplT gene encoding 50S ribosomal protein L20: MARVKTGVVRRRRHKKVLKLARGFYSGRRKHFRKAKEQLERSLVYAYRDRRRKKRDFRRLWIVRINAACRLNDISYSRFINGLKKAGIELDRKILADLAMNDAAAFAKIADAAKKAL, encoded by the coding sequence ATGGCAAGAGTAAAAACAGGTGTTGTAAGACGCCGCAGACATAAAAAAGTTTTAAAACTTGCGCGTGGTTTTTATAGTGGTCGCCGCAAACACTTTAGAAAAGCTAAAGAACAATTAGAAAGAAGTTTGGTTTATGCGTATCGTGATAGACGCCGCAAAAAACGCGATTTTCGTCGTCTTTGGATAGTGCGTATCAATGCAGCTTGCAGACTAAATGATATTAGTTATTCAAGATTTATAAATGGTCTTAAAAAAGCAGGCATTGAGCTTGATAGAAAAATTTTAGCTGATTTAGCGATGAACGATGCAGCTGCTTTTGCTAAAATCGCAGATGCTGCTAAAAAAGCACTTTAA
- a CDS encoding DNA ligase: MLLKKHFNLIARLFISLVFLCLFPLNSLFAKDILLFKVYDEKFFIDKNLSHYLMSEKLDGIRGLWDGKNMQTRAKNTIKLPEFFTKNFPNFKLDGELWIQRNAFEEISSLVRQENPDENLWNKVTYNVFDVPNACEEFKISSCTLEARLDVLRMYLAKNPSKFIKIIPQIRIKDKKHLEQFYQELIAQKAEGVIIRKNNMPYEKKRSDNAYKLKPFDDAECVVKKHFEGKGKFEGKMGSLLCEADIKGKKVSFKIGSGFKDKDRINPPAIGSIITYKYNGFTKNGTPRFATYLRTRENF, encoded by the coding sequence ATGCTGCTAAAAAAGCACTTTAATCTTATAGCAAGGCTTTTTATAAGCCTTGTTTTTCTTTGCCTATTCCCTTTAAATTCTCTTTTTGCAAAAGATATTTTGCTTTTTAAAGTTTATGATGAAAAGTTTTTTATAGATAAAAATTTAAGCCATTATTTAATGAGTGAAAAGCTTGATGGTATAAGAGGACTTTGGGATGGAAAAAATATGCAAACAAGGGCAAAAAACACCATAAAGCTTCCTGAATTTTTTACAAAAAATTTTCCAAATTTTAAACTCGATGGTGAGCTTTGGATCCAAAGAAATGCTTTTGAAGAAATTTCATCTTTAGTGCGTCAAGAAAATCCTGATGAAAACCTTTGGAATAAAGTAACCTATAATGTCTTTGATGTGCCAAATGCTTGTGAAGAATTTAAAATTTCTTCTTGTACTTTAGAAGCTAGACTTGATGTTTTAAGGATGTATTTGGCTAAAAATCCTAGTAAATTTATAAAAATCATTCCTCAAATCCGCATAAAAGATAAAAAACATTTAGAGCAATTTTACCAAGAACTTATAGCTCAAAAAGCAGAAGGTGTAATCATAAGAAAAAATAATATGCCTTATGAAAAGAAAAGATCAGATAATGCTTATAAGCTAAAACCATTTGATGATGCAGAATGTGTTGTAAAAAAGCATTTTGAAGGCAAGGGTAAATTTGAAGGCAAAATGGGATCTTTGCTATGCGAAGCAGATATCAAAGGTAAAAAAGTAAGCTTTAAAATAGGTTCAGGTTTTAAAGATAAAGATCGTATAAATCCTCCTGCTATAGGATCAATCATCACTTATAAATACAATGGTTTTACAAAAAATGGCACTCCAAGATTTGCTACTTATTTAAGAACGAGAGAAAATTTTTAA
- a CDS encoding cation ABC transporter, integral membrane protein — protein sequence MLEILNFNFFQNALFSCVLVSVACGCIGSLVMVNRLMSMAGGITHGAFGGIGVAFYFSLPILLSTSLFTLILAFIVAYLSKHYPNRSDSIIAVIWAFGMAIGIILIDLSPKYNNDLMAYLFGNILTVSNEDIWLMLGVDIIFIIILLCFYRQFEIISFDSEFAQTRGINTNLFYYLLIFMISLCVVISIRLVGLILAMALLSIPSFIAEGISKKLGWMMIYSSILSLFFCLSGLMVSYYFNISSGASIIMISCIAFAVYLGINALKIFSRS from the coding sequence ATGCTTGAAATTTTAAATTTTAACTTTTTTCAAAATGCTTTATTTTCTTGCGTGCTAGTAAGCGTCGCTTGTGGTTGTATAGGAAGTTTGGTAATGGTAAATAGGCTTATGTCTATGGCTGGTGGCATTACACACGGGGCATTTGGTGGCATTGGAGTGGCATTTTACTTTTCTTTGCCTATTTTGCTTAGCACAAGTTTATTTACTTTGATTTTAGCCTTTATAGTGGCTTATTTAAGCAAACACTATCCAAACAGAAGCGATAGCATCATAGCTGTCATATGGGCATTTGGTATGGCTATAGGAATCATACTTATAGACTTAAGTCCAAAATACAATAACGACTTAATGGCATATTTATTTGGTAATATTTTAACCGTTTCTAATGAAGACATTTGGCTTATGCTTGGTGTAGATATCATTTTTATCATTATTTTATTATGCTTTTATAGACAATTTGAAATTATAAGCTTTGATAGCGAATTTGCTCAAACTAGAGGGATTAACACTAATTTATTTTATTATCTTTTGATTTTTATGATAAGCTTGTGTGTGGTTATTAGCATTAGACTTGTGGGGTTAATTTTAGCTATGGCTTTATTAAGCATACCAAGCTTTATAGCAGAAGGCATTAGTAAAAAACTTGGCTGGATGATGATTTATTCGAGTATTTTGAGTTTATTTTTTTGCTTAAGTGGTTTAATGGTGAGTTATTATTTTAACATTTCAAGTGGCGCTAGTATCATTATGATCTCATGTATTGCTTTTGCTGTATATTTAGGAATTAATGCTTTAAAAATTTTCTCTCGTTCTTAA
- a CDS encoding cation ABC transporter, ATP-binding protein encodes MELFQISNLNFSYNEELVLKNINLSYDNNDFLSIIGPNGGGKSTLIKLIFGLLKSKNIIEFKNINLNQIGYVPQNTLTNTNFPTRVLEVVLMGRINHKTFGFYTKKDKELALDALKKVSMQDFWDKTISSLSSGQRQRVLIARALVGECKLLILDEPTASVDTKNAIQIFELLKQLHQNGMGIICISHDINITLAYSDKIAYLNKEIFIHKNIKDPNKINYIKHLYQNHSHFCDVEMSLNSCLCKEYDA; translated from the coding sequence GTGGAATTATTTCAAATATCTAATTTAAATTTTTCCTATAATGAAGAACTTGTGTTAAAAAATATCAATCTAAGCTATGATAATAATGATTTTTTATCTATAATAGGACCAAATGGTGGTGGAAAATCAACTCTTATAAAACTCATATTTGGACTTTTAAAGAGTAAAAATATAATTGAATTTAAAAATATAAATTTAAATCAAATAGGCTATGTCCCACAAAACACTCTAACTAATACCAATTTTCCAACTAGAGTCTTAGAAGTTGTACTTATGGGAAGGATAAATCATAAAACATTTGGTTTTTATACCAAAAAAGACAAAGAACTAGCCCTAGATGCTCTAAAAAAAGTATCTATGCAAGATTTTTGGGATAAAACTATCAGCTCTTTAAGTAGCGGTCAAAGACAAAGAGTACTCATAGCAAGAGCTTTAGTAGGAGAGTGTAAATTACTTATATTAGATGAGCCTACAGCAAGTGTAGATACTAAAAATGCTATACAAATTTTTGAGCTTTTAAAACAACTTCATCAAAATGGTATGGGCATTATATGCATTAGTCACGATATTAATATAACCTTAGCATATAGTGATAAAATCGCGTATTTAAACAAAGAAATTTTCATACACAAAAACATCAAAGATCCAAATAAAATCAACTATATAAAACACTTATACCAAAACCATTCTCATTTTTGCGATGTTGAAATGAGTTTAAATTCTTGCCTATGTAAGGAATATGATGCTTGA
- a CDS encoding DUF1007 family protein produces the protein MKIILILAFICFQKVLSCALCAAYTPTANVKLDFNASDNNINQIHVTWEFSQDFVKILLQNYDINYNDTLDKDELSDIKYTLLDYIEPRQFLMQFQFYNLDEKIYIEKFSNAKLISDKTKLFFTFEVKLNIPIKENNTFSIRFEDKEGFFNFKFIPQDFITLNSSYYLSANPNLNLIFLQVQKGKAPNTTFAKIQTKQSPNFIDDLLNKLQIFNENILLYIKQLLQQEFNIQTFLILLIISFGYGVFHASAPGHSKMLTSSYFLTHKSSFSKIFYFVLKIGIVHIMSAFLLVSIGIIMLEKLLKDVNMAGFILTKFTSLLIVFIALFMLSKKILHKNSCSCSCHSHKTSEWVVILGASLVPCPGVVLLFIFAYKFNFLYALSSAIFVTLGMCFVLFLFAIGANKLHQNIKTTKIRTLLEYLALIFMILFGLFLFINTKEGVF, from the coding sequence ATGAAAATCATTTTAATACTAGCTTTTATATGCTTTCAAAAAGTATTAAGCTGTGCTTTATGCGCAGCTTATACTCCAACGGCAAATGTAAAATTAGACTTTAACGCAAGTGATAATAACATCAATCAAATTCATGTAACTTGGGAATTTTCGCAAGATTTTGTAAAAATACTGCTTCAAAACTATGATATAAATTATAATGATACTTTAGACAAAGACGAACTTAGTGATATTAAATATACTCTTTTAGATTATATAGAGCCAAGACAATTTTTAATGCAATTTCAATTTTATAATTTAGATGAAAAAATTTACATAGAAAAATTTTCAAACGCTAAATTAATTTCAGATAAAACAAAACTATTTTTTACTTTTGAAGTAAAACTTAACATCCCTATAAAAGAAAATAACACATTTAGCATAAGATTTGAAGATAAGGAAGGATTTTTTAATTTTAAATTTATACCGCAAGATTTTATCACTTTAAATTCAAGCTATTATCTAAGTGCAAATCCCAATTTAAATCTCATATTTTTACAAGTACAAAAAGGCAAAGCACCAAATACAACCTTTGCAAAAATTCAAACCAAGCAAAGTCCAAATTTTATAGATGATCTTTTAAATAAATTACAAATTTTTAACGAAAATATTTTATTGTATATCAAACAACTTCTTCAGCAAGAATTTAATATACAAACATTTTTAATATTATTAATCATATCTTTTGGATATGGCGTTTTTCATGCTAGCGCACCAGGTCATTCTAAAATGCTTACAAGCTCGTATTTTTTAACACACAAAAGCTCATTTTCAAAAATATTTTATTTTGTATTAAAAATAGGCATAGTGCATATAATGAGCGCATTTTTGCTTGTAAGCATTGGCATAATTATGCTTGAGAAATTACTCAAAGATGTCAATATGGCTGGATTTATCTTGACCAAATTTACAAGTTTGCTTATAGTTTTTATAGCTCTTTTTATGTTAAGTAAAAAAATACTCCATAAAAACTCTTGCTCTTGCTCTTGTCACTCACATAAAACAAGTGAATGGGTAGTCATACTAGGAGCTTCTTTGGTGCCTTGCCCTGGGGTTGTATTGCTTTTTATCTTTGCGTATAAATTTAACTTTTTATATGCTTTAAGTTCTGCTATATTTGTGACTTTAGGAATGTGTTTTGTGTTGTTTTTATTTGCTATAGGAGCTAACAAACTCCATCAAAATATAAAAACTACAAAAATAAGAACTTTACTAGAGTATCTAGCTTTGATATTTATGATATTATTTGGATTATTTTTATTTATCAATACTAAAGAAGGTGTATTTTAG
- a CDS encoding metal ABC transporter solute-binding protein, Zn/Mn family encodes MLKILLLLLSCVFAFSKPIVSVSIPPQAFFVEKIAKDSVEINILISPNSNEHNVEFKPAVIKNLEKSKIYFLANLELEKILESKFKNTLKNVKIVNINDGISLLENDEHDHDEHEHDKNDPHTWLDPILVKTQAQNIYKALSQTFPQNKDFYAKNLDDFLKELDDLNSVIKTNLQDIKHREFIVYHPSWNYLAKRYNLIQIPVEIDRKEPKIQDLQKLIKIAKEKNIKVIFVQPGFSENSAKVLSKELNAKIVFIDHLAKDWDKELLKTIQALKMALE; translated from the coding sequence ATGTTAAAAATATTATTATTGTTATTATCATGCGTATTTGCTTTTTCAAAGCCTATTGTGAGTGTTAGCATACCACCTCAAGCATTTTTTGTAGAAAAGATTGCTAAAGATAGTGTAGAAATTAATATTTTGATTTCACCTAATTCTAATGAGCATAATGTAGAATTTAAACCTGCAGTCATTAAAAATCTTGAAAAAAGCAAAATTTATTTTCTTGCTAATTTAGAACTTGAAAAAATCCTAGAAAGCAAATTTAAAAATACACTTAAAAATGTCAAAATTGTTAATATTAATGATGGTATATCATTATTAGAAAATGATGAACATGACCACGATGAACACGAGCATGATAAAAATGATCCTCACACTTGGCTAGATCCTATTTTAGTAAAAACACAAGCACAAAATATCTATAAAGCCCTAAGCCAAACTTTTCCGCAAAATAAAGACTTTTATGCAAAAAATTTAGATGATTTTCTTAAAGAATTAGATGATTTAAATTCAGTAATCAAAACAAACTTACAAGATATCAAACACCGAGAATTTATAGTCTATCATCCTAGCTGGAATTATCTTGCAAAAAGATACAACCTCATCCAAATTCCTGTAGAAATTGACAGAAAAGAGCCAAAAATTCAAGATTTGCAAAAACTAATAAAAATAGCCAAAGAAAAAAACATAAAGGTTATTTTTGTTCAGCCTGGTTTTAGTGAAAATTCGGCTAAGGTATTATCTAAAGAATTAAACGCAAAAATTGTTTTTATCGATCATTTAGCTAAAGATTGGGATAAAGAACTTTTAAAAACCATACAAGCATTAAAAATGGCTTTAGAATGA
- a CDS encoding Fur family transcriptional regulator, translating to MEAIDLLKKHDIAMTTLRVEILQILSLAKTPLSYDQFNLKANKTSFYRNMELFEKKGIVNKSQLDRKSFYELADHAKAHFICDVCHEISDVKMPKVKGTIKSVVIKGICQKCENE from the coding sequence ATGGAAGCTATTGATTTGCTAAAAAAACATGATATTGCTATGACAACTTTACGAGTGGAAATTTTGCAAATTTTATCTCTTGCTAAAACTCCATTAAGTTATGATCAATTTAATCTCAAAGCAAATAAAACTAGCTTTTATAGAAATATGGAGCTTTTTGAAAAAAAAGGTATCGTCAATAAAAGCCAACTTGATCGCAAAAGTTTTTATGAATTAGCAGATCATGCTAAAGCGCATTTTATATGCGATGTGTGTCATGAGATTAGCGATGTAAAAATGCCTAAAGTTAAAGGGACTATAAAAAGTGTTGTGATCAAAGGAATTTGTCAAAAATGTGAGAATGAATAA
- a CDS encoding class I SAM-dependent methyltransferase, protein MNLWDKKAKTYTRFSLELNEIQKATFEKIGSLDGKNIVDIGCGSGVWTLHLAKKAKEVLGVDNASAMLEILKEDALKNDINNIKTINLDFENFYKNNTLKFDLAFLSMSPALKNEEDFKAFLNLAPKRVYLGWADKRKSTLLDPIFEHFKTEFKGFYKKDFQSFLDTQNIPYEIEIFSETRVAKRGKESAIENVLWHLSMNGINATKQDLESFIKDDVEEIIESKIKLIMC, encoded by the coding sequence ATGAATTTATGGGATAAAAAAGCAAAAACTTACACAAGATTTTCTTTAGAGTTAAATGAAATTCAAAAAGCAACTTTTGAAAAAATAGGCTCTTTAGATGGTAAAAATATAGTAGATATTGGCTGTGGGAGTGGTGTTTGGACTTTGCATTTGGCAAAAAAGGCTAAAGAAGTTTTAGGTGTTGATAATGCTAGTGCTATGCTTGAAATTTTAAAAGAAGATGCGCTTAAAAATGATATAAATAATATCAAAACTATAAATTTAGATTTTGAAAATTTTTATAAAAATAATACTTTGAAATTTGATTTAGCATTTTTGAGTATGTCTCCAGCCTTAAAAAATGAAGAAGATTTTAAAGCTTTTTTAAATTTAGCACCAAAAAGAGTTTATTTGGGTTGGGCAGATAAACGCAAAAGCACTCTTTTAGATCCTATATTTGAGCATTTTAAAACAGAATTTAAAGGTTTTTACAAAAAAGATTTTCAAAGCTTTTTAGACACTCAAAATATACCTTATGAGATTGAAATTTTTAGCGAAACTAGGGTTGCAAAAAGAGGCAAAGAAAGTGCTATAGAAAATGTTTTATGGCATCTAAGTATGAATGGCATTAATGCAACTAAACAAGATTTAGAGTCTTTTATAAAAGATGATGTTGAAGAAATTATAGAATCAAAAATAAAACTTATAATGTGCTAA
- the pyrC gene encoding dihydroorotase — MTLKNPLDMHLHLRDEEVLNLVAPFSAKDFKAGVIMPNLITPLTDLENLKAYKQRIIKAIKNEDFIPLMTLFFQNYDDKFLEQTKDEIFAIKLYPAGITTNSDNGISSFDIEKLKPTLNAMSELNIPLLVHGETNDFVMDREANFAKIYEKLATNFPKLKIVMEHITTKTLCDLLKDYENLYATITLHHLIITLDDVIGGKMDPHLFCKPIAKRYEDKDALCELAFSGYEKVMFGSDSAPHPIHTKECCGCAAGVFSAPVILPVLAELFEKNSNEENLQKFISGNACKIHNLKFEKEKTITLEKNTWQVPQKYGDVVPFMADKFLEFKTKL, encoded by the coding sequence ATGACACTTAAAAATCCACTTGATATGCATTTACACTTAAGAGATGAAGAAGTTTTAAATTTAGTAGCTCCATTTAGCGCAAAAGACTTTAAAGCTGGTGTTATAATGCCAAATTTAATAACTCCTTTAACTGATTTAGAAAATTTAAAAGCATATAAACAAAGAATTATAAAAGCTATTAAAAATGAAGATTTTATACCACTTATGACTTTATTTTTTCAAAATTATGATGATAAATTTTTAGAACAAACTAAAGATGAAATTTTTGCTATAAAACTTTATCCTGCTGGTATTACTACAAATTCAGATAATGGAATTTCAAGCTTTGATATAGAAAAGCTAAAACCTACTTTAAACGCAATGAGTGAGCTAAATATACCATTATTAGTTCATGGTGAAACAAATGATTTTGTAATGGATAGAGAAGCAAATTTTGCCAAAATTTATGAAAAATTAGCCACAAATTTTCCTAAATTAAAAATAGTCATGGAACATATTACAACAAAAACTTTATGCGATTTATTAAAAGATTATGAAAATTTATATGCAACCATAACTTTACATCATTTAATCATAACTTTAGATGATGTTATAGGTGGTAAAATGGATCCACATTTATTTTGCAAACCTATAGCAAAACGATATGAAGACAAAGACGCACTTTGCGAGCTTGCTTTTAGCGGATATGAAAAAGTAATGTTTGGAAGCGATAGCGCACCACACCCTATACACACTAAAGAATGCTGTGGTTGTGCAGCTGGAGTATTTAGTGCTCCTGTTATACTGCCTGTTTTGGCTGAGCTTTTTGAAAAAAATTCAAATGAAGAAAATTTACAAAAATTCATAAGTGGCAATGCTTGCAAAATTCATAATCTCAAATTTGAAAAAGAAAAAACCATCACCTTAGAAAAAAATACATGGCAAGTTCCACAAAAATACGGCGATGTAGTGCCTTTTATGGCTGATAAATTTTTAGAATTTAAAACAAAACTATAA
- a CDS encoding DeoR family transcriptional regulator produces MDERVKKICEKIHGKKRFEIIEFLAINADENGFVFISIEELCKRLNTSKPTIINTFKFLEEKSLLEKLKNGLYKLK; encoded by the coding sequence ATGGATGAACGAGTAAAAAAAATATGTGAAAAAATTCATGGTAAAAAACGCTTTGAAATCATAGAATTTTTAGCCATAAATGCTGATGAAAATGGTTTTGTTTTTATCAGCATAGAAGAACTTTGCAAAAGATTAAACACAAGCAAACCAACTATAATCAATACTTTTAAATTTTTAGAAGAAAAATCTTTACTAGAAAAATTAAAAAATGGTTTATATAAACTCAAATAA
- a CDS encoding diacylglycerol kinase, which translates to MKPKYSLFKNASYALSGIKFLLKDEMAFKIESIIISPLIITSFFLPISFIEHFVLIFVLILILIVEALNSAIEACVDLCTNDFHILAKKAKDCASAGVFFSVVLAIITWCFVLAKWWFYG; encoded by the coding sequence ATGAAGCCAAAATACAGCTTATTTAAAAATGCTTCGTATGCATTAAGCGGGATTAAATTTTTACTAAAAGATGAAATGGCTTTTAAAATTGAAAGTATTATCATTTCACCACTTATTATCACAAGCTTTTTTTTACCCATAAGCTTTATAGAACATTTTGTATTGATTTTTGTTTTGATTTTAATCTTGATAGTAGAAGCTTTAAATTCTGCTATAGAAGCTTGTGTAGATCTTTGCACCAATGATTTTCACATCTTAGCTAAAAAGGCTAAAGATTGTGCTAGTGCTGGGGTGTTTTTTAGTGTAGTATTAGCTATAATTACTTGGTGTTTTGTTTTAGCAAAATGGTGGTTTTATGGATGA